Part of the Pseudomonadota bacterium genome is shown below.
ACGACACCGTCGAGTGGGCGGCGCGTCTGCCCTACGCCAACGGCGTGGTCGGCTCGCAGGGCCAGTCCTATCTCGGCGCCTGCCAGTACCAGCTCGCGCCGACGCGGCCGCCGTCCTTGCGCTGCGCCTTTCCGGTGTCGGCGGCGGCCGATTACCACGCGAGCTGGATGTACCAGGGCGGCGCCTTTCAGCTCGGCTGGCAACTGCCTTACGCAATCTTCATGGTGCGCAACACCATGGAGCGGCTCGGCATCAAGGACGAGCTGTGGCCGAAGCTGCGCCCCGATTTGCTGCGCTCGATCAACTTCGGCAATCCGCTCACCACCGAAGCCTACATGCGCCTGCCGCTCATGCAGTGGGCGGATCTCCTGGCCGAGACTTCGCCGTACCTGCGTGACTACTTGAGCCACCCCGACGATGGCCCGTACTGGTGGCCGATCAACATCAAGCGCCAGCATCGCAACATCAACCTGCCGATGTACCACGTCAGTTCCTGGTACGACATCTTCCTCGACGACGCCATCGTTCATTACAACGGCCTGCGCGCCAACGCCATGACGCCGCAAGCGCGCGGTGCGCAGAAGCTGCTGCTCGGACCGTGGGCGCACCTGTTCCCGTTCACCACGCCGACCACCGGCGGCACCGGCGACATCGACTTCGGCCCGGATGCATGGATGGATCTGCACGAGACCCAGATCCGCTGGTTCGACTACTGGTTGAAGGGCATGGACACCGGCATCTACGACGAGCCGCCCATCAAGTACTTCACCATGGGGCGCAACCAGTGGCGCGACGCCAGCCAATGGCCGTTGCCCGAAACCCGCTACACGCCCTGGTATCTGCACAGCGACGGCCACGCCAATACGCGCGGCGGTGACGGCGTGCTGAGCCCG
Proteins encoded:
- a CDS encoding CocE/NonD family hydrolase, with product MASGSRAQYRIKVEKDVPAIMRDGARLYADIYRPDAEGRFPVILLRLPYGKHMAADFGDHEYFPARGYVVVIQDARGRFTSEGEYYPLITEGEDGYDTVEWAARLPYANGVVGSQGQSYLGACQYQLAPTRPPSLRCAFPVSAAADYHASWMYQGGAFQLGWQLPYAIFMVRNTMERLGIKDELWPKLRPDLLRSINFGNPLTTEAYMRLPLMQWADLLAETSPYLRDYLSHPDDGPYWWPINIKRQHRNINLPMYHVSSWYDIFLDDAIVHYNGLRANAMTPQARGAQKLLLGPWAHLFPFTTPTTGGTGDIDFGPDAWMDLHETQIRWFDYWLKGMDTGIYDEPPIKYFTMGRNQWRDASQWPLPETRYTPWYLHSDGHANTRGGDGVLSPEAPAAEPADHYRYDPADPVPTTGGNTLIIPVGVRDQRELEMRPDVLVYTSAPLERELEVTGPIKVTLYAASSARDTDFTAKLVDVRPDGYAQNIVDGIQRARYRDSASRPTLLEPGKVYEYTIDLWASSHVFMAGHCLRIEISSSNFPRFDRNLNTGGEQATGTTFEVAEQTVLHDAAHRSHVLLPVIP